One Cupriavidus oxalaticus genomic region harbors:
- a CDS encoding tripartite tricarboxylate transporter substrate binding protein, with product MKTLFQRLACTGRAAALVLAASLSFAAPAAHAAYPDRPIRWIVPFPSGGAMDNIARTLGEDMSRTLGQSIVVENRPGAGGNIGAELVARSPADGYTLIIVANGMAVNPALYGKLSYDPIKDFAPVSLLAVVPNVLVANKARRNETTVKDVIAHAKASPGRFTYASAGNGTSIHLAAELFTSMAGVDMLHIPYKGSGPAMTDLLGGQVDYMFDSITSAKPQIDAGKLTPIAVTTATRSSALPNVPTVAEAGLPGYELSPWFAAFVPAKTPQPVIDTLNRAMLEALRKPAVQKRLALIGAEPIGSPPGVLRNHLAKETEKWGALIRQRGIHAD from the coding sequence ATGAAGACGTTGTTCCAGCGGCTGGCCTGTACCGGCCGCGCAGCCGCGCTTGTCCTGGCGGCAAGCCTTTCGTTTGCCGCACCGGCCGCGCATGCGGCCTATCCCGATCGCCCTATCCGCTGGATCGTGCCGTTCCCATCGGGCGGCGCGATGGACAACATCGCTCGCACGCTGGGCGAGGACATGTCGCGCACGCTCGGGCAGTCGATCGTGGTCGAGAACCGGCCCGGCGCCGGCGGCAATATCGGTGCCGAACTCGTGGCACGTTCGCCGGCCGACGGCTATACGCTGATCATCGTGGCCAATGGCATGGCCGTGAACCCGGCGCTGTACGGCAAGCTGTCGTACGACCCGATCAAGGACTTCGCCCCGGTATCTCTGCTGGCCGTCGTGCCCAACGTGCTCGTTGCGAACAAGGCGCGCCGGAATGAGACCACGGTCAAGGACGTGATCGCCCACGCCAAGGCATCGCCGGGCAGGTTTACCTATGCCTCGGCCGGCAATGGCACTTCCATTCACCTGGCGGCGGAACTGTTCACGTCCATGGCGGGCGTCGACATGTTGCATATTCCGTACAAGGGCAGCGGCCCGGCCATGACCGACCTGCTCGGCGGGCAAGTGGACTACATGTTCGACAGCATCACCTCGGCCAAGCCGCAGATCGACGCGGGCAAGCTGACGCCGATCGCCGTCACGACCGCCACGCGCTCCAGCGCGCTGCCCAATGTGCCGACCGTCGCCGAAGCGGGACTGCCGGGCTACGAGCTGTCGCCGTGGTTCGCGGCCTTCGTGCCCGCGAAGACGCCGCAGCCCGTCATTGACACGCTGAATCGCGCGATGCTCGAAGCCCTGCGCAAGCCGGCCGTGCAGAAACGCCTGGCGCTGATCGGCGCCGAGCCGATCGGCAGCCCGCCCGGCGTGCTGCGCAACCACCTGGCAAAGGAAACCGAGAAGTGGGGTGCGCTGATTCGCCAGCGTGGCATCCACGCTGACTGA
- a CDS encoding LysR family transcriptional regulator, translated as MELRHLRYFHVVAQELNVTRAAERLHMAQPPLSRQIRQLEDEVGVALFDRVGRGLRLTEAGRFLLEQTTQLTQRLEETIESTRRIGRQDKRWFGIGFVPSVLYGVLPELIRELRGSAQPVEVGLAEMITVEQVEGLKSGRIDLGFGRIAINDPAIRQEVVMAEPLVAAVPASQPAPAQATLTPQSLATRPFILYPARPRPSYADHLLSLFRAQGLQLRVAQEANELQTALGLVAAGVGITLVPASIQRLHRDDVRYCPIDAPGFVSPVIMSYRVGDTSPFLAQAVAWVMRQAQ; from the coding sequence ATGGAACTACGACACCTGCGCTATTTCCACGTTGTGGCCCAGGAGCTCAACGTCACGCGGGCCGCCGAGCGCCTGCATATGGCGCAGCCGCCGCTTTCGCGCCAGATCCGGCAGCTTGAGGACGAGGTAGGGGTGGCGCTGTTCGACCGCGTCGGACGTGGGCTGCGGCTGACCGAGGCGGGCCGCTTCCTGCTGGAGCAGACCACGCAGCTGACCCAGCGCCTCGAGGAAACGATCGAAAGCACGCGACGCATCGGCCGGCAGGACAAGCGCTGGTTCGGCATCGGCTTCGTGCCGTCGGTCCTGTATGGGGTGCTGCCGGAGTTGATCCGCGAACTGCGTGGATCGGCGCAGCCGGTGGAAGTCGGACTGGCCGAGATGATCACGGTCGAGCAGGTCGAGGGGCTCAAGTCCGGCCGCATCGACCTGGGTTTCGGCCGTATCGCGATCAACGACCCGGCGATCCGCCAGGAGGTGGTGATGGCCGAGCCGCTGGTGGCGGCGGTGCCGGCCAGCCAGCCGGCGCCGGCCCAGGCCACGCTGACACCGCAGAGCCTGGCCACGCGCCCGTTCATCCTGTACCCTGCGCGGCCGCGGCCGAGCTATGCCGATCATCTGCTGTCGCTGTTCCGCGCACAGGGGCTGCAGTTGCGCGTGGCGCAGGAGGCCAACGAGCTGCAGACCGCGCTGGGGCTGGTGGCGGCCGGGGTCGGCATCACGCTGGTGCCGGCCTCGATCCAGCGCCTGCATCGCGACGATGTCCGCTACTGCCCGATCGACGCGCCGGGGTTCGTGTCCCCCGTCATCATGAGCTATCGCGTCGGCGACACCTCGCCCTTCCTGGCCCAGGCGGTAGCCTGGGTCATGCGGCAAGCGCAGTAA
- the tnpA gene encoding IS66-like element accessory protein TnpA: MMDNECEVPSLRVTRVRSNGKRDFDPRDKRQLVEACLRPGVSVAGMALKVGINTNQLRKWIRLHQAATEAAAADSAELALPAFVPVVEASGGTRVPASPVALQCLPAQAPASTQPSVRPSLKPALLTARLPNGVTVELECGGQDVALVKAMIEALGAR; the protein is encoded by the coding sequence ATGATGGACAACGAATGTGAAGTTCCGTCGCTGAGAGTGACCCGTGTTCGCTCCAACGGGAAGCGAGACTTTGACCCCAGGGATAAGCGCCAACTGGTCGAGGCGTGTCTGCGGCCAGGGGTATCGGTAGCTGGGATGGCGCTCAAGGTCGGCATCAATACGAACCAGTTGCGCAAGTGGATTCGGCTGCACCAAGCGGCAACAGAAGCCGCGGCGGCCGACAGTGCGGAGCTTGCATTGCCAGCGTTCGTACCGGTCGTCGAGGCTAGCGGCGGAACACGCGTCCCGGCATCGCCGGTGGCACTGCAATGTCTGCCGGCCCAGGCGCCCGCTTCCACCCAACCATCGGTACGTCCGTCGCTGAAACCTGCACTACTGACGGCGCGGCTGCCCAACGGCGTGACGGTCGAACTTGAATGCGGCGGACAGGACGTTGCGCTGGTGAAGGCGATGATCGAAGCGTTGGGAGCGCGTTGA
- the tnpB gene encoding IS66 family insertion sequence element accessory protein TnpB (TnpB, as the term is used for proteins encoded by IS66 family insertion elements, is considered an accessory protein, since TnpC, encoded by a neighboring gene, is a DDE family transposase.), whose protein sequence is MFRLDADLQVYLHRNAVDFRLGINGLIALVEQSMQLDPFARAVYAFHNRRRNRIKLLLWDRNGFWLLLKRLEEDRFVWPRRQQAVIELTTEQLHWLLDGIDVDAVKRHPSRKYQHTA, encoded by the coding sequence ATGTTCCGGCTCGATGCTGACCTGCAGGTCTACCTGCACCGCAATGCGGTGGACTTCCGCCTCGGGATCAACGGGTTGATTGCGCTGGTCGAGCAGTCGATGCAGCTTGATCCGTTTGCCCGCGCCGTCTACGCCTTCCATAACCGTCGGCGCAACCGCATCAAGCTGTTGCTGTGGGACCGCAACGGGTTCTGGTTGCTGCTCAAGCGCCTGGAGGAAGACCGCTTCGTGTGGCCACGGCGTCAGCAGGCGGTGATCGAGCTGACAACCGAGCAGTTGCACTGGCTGCTGGACGGCATCGACGTGGACGCGGTGAAGCGCCACCCGTCACGCAAATATCAGCACACGGCTTGA